ATGATGGGGTCCCAGGGAATGCTGAATGTCGACGACGGTGGGGTGGGTGGGCTGCCGGTCGTGTTCGTCCACTCGAGTGCCGGCAACACCACGCACTGGGCGGCCCAGTTGGCGCACTTGCGCAAGCGTCGGCGGGCCGTCGCGTTGGACCTGCGCGGGCACGGCAAGTCGGAGTTGCCGCGCGATGGCGGGTTTTCGGTGGAGGACTTCGCCCAGGACGTGGGCAGCGTGGTGGAGGGGCTGGGCCTCCAGCGCTTCGTGCTGGTGGGGCACAGCCTGGGCGGCGCCGTGTGCGTGGCGTACGCGGGCGCGCACCCGGAGCGGGTCGCGGGGCTGTTCCTGCTCGACCCGGCGTCGGACGGGCGGATGATTCCGGAGGAGCAGGCCCAGGGGTGGATGGGAGTGCTCGCCACGGAAGCGTGGAGCGCGGTGGTGGAGGAGGCCTGGGCCCCGATGCTGGCGCCCTCCCGCCCCGAAGTGCGGGAGCGGGTGCTCGCCGAGATGCGAGCGACGTCGCAGGCTAGCGTTCGAGGTGGGCTCGGC
This genomic window from Myxococcus hansupus contains:
- a CDS encoding alpha/beta fold hydrolase → MMGSQGMLNVDDGGVGGLPVVFVHSSAGNTTHWAAQLAHLRKRRRAVALDLRGHGKSELPRDGGFSVEDFAQDVGSVVEGLGLQRFVLVGHSLGGAVCVAYAGAHPERVAGLFLLDPASDGRMIPEEQAQGWMGVLATEAWSAVVEEAWAPMLAPSRPEVRERVLAEMRATSQASVRGGLGALLTFDPVAPLRAYRGPRLSVVTAFNEDPGSYHRLVPALPHEKVEGTGHWVQLDAPDTVNALLDGFLSTVR